The nucleotide window AATCATCACTCCtttagatctctctctctctctctctctctctctctctctctctctctctctctctctctctctctctctctctcgggtcGTTAAGGTCCCATTTTGCTACCAGGTGAGGGAAATTTCGATATTTTCTGTCATGGGTTTGAGTTTTGGACtgttaagggcaggtttggggggtgagatgagaattttgtattttgttttgaagtttaaaatattatgttttaatattattattattttgaaatttgaaaaaggtgtattaggatttgaaaaagttgaattgtttattatattttgtatagagatttgaaaaaagtgtaatgatgagatgagatgagatgagaattttgtgttttgttttggttaccaaacctgcctaAGTgctgaaaccctagccttcctCTGCCAAGTGCTGAAACCCTAATACTCTTAGATCTAAGACGCGGCTTtgaggtttttttgtttttttgttctaaATCTACTATTAGATCTGATCTCATAATTTacattatattttctatttatttgtagATTTTAGAATCCTTGATGTGCTCCGATATTtgggctatttttttttattttgggttgtttttggGGTTGATAATCCACCAATGACCACGATATGTCTTGTCGTCAGTCTTTCAGAAAAGATTTTCCCAATTTGCAAGGTGCGTTGTCTGGGTTTGATACGTAAATGGTGGTCTTGTGATTActcatccttttctttttcttttcagagACGCTGAAACCCGctttctctctcttgctctcacgttgaaaccctagccttctcTACCGATCAAAGCATCGTCTTCATCTTTGGGTATGTTTTATtctctttgtttattttgttctctctttgttgattttgaatttgttttgatgagaatgtttgaTGAGTATTTTTATAGGTTAGATCCTCATGCCGTCGTCTTCATCCGTAggtatgttttcttctctctatATGTTTTGTTATCTGTTTGTTGATCTTGaatttgttttgttgatttCGACGAAGGTCTTGTGAGATTCAATactttctcttttgtttttagaagATTTCCTATTATCGGTGGAAATTTTGAAgttgaatttaatatataagaaatagctactccatatatattataaacatgATTATTCGGTTGTGATGGGTTTTAGACTTTGGGGTGAAAGTGATGGATTAATGTTTTCTTAGatctcctcttttttctttaacatgGGTCCTTTTTCACTACTGATCTGCCCAGATCTTAAGTTTCTTCATCCAAAGATCTAGGAAGAAGCAGAGGAGCATATGATGGACATGACCTCGTAGACCCTTTTCCCGTTCTAGCACGTCTGGGTAtggaactctctctcttttgtgtgtgtgtgtgtgtcttagTATGGGTTGTTTTCTTAAGAGCCAAACAAAATGTCTACTACCTGTATTTTTGAGAAGTTTGACTTGTTATGCAACAGTACTGATAGAAAAAAATGTAGACTTTTCCTGTCTGAAAAGTCTTTACAAGGGCTACAACTTCccattattgatttaaaaatggAACTCAGTGatcaatatctttttttttaagtccatCACTAAACACATCTTCAAAGATAATGTATCTTAGTACAATTTTCTACCGGAATCTATGCTTAGCATTGtcacaattttcttttacatatatCTATTTTGCAAAGAAAGAGATAGAAGATAACCCAGCTAGGATGAAGCAATTTGTGTTAGGCAAGCTTGGAAAAGTTCCTTAGCAAAGGCTTCTTTGGGGAGCTTATTTGGTGTGAAATTAAATCACTGATGGGAAGTCGGAAAATTGTGCTGCTGATTTTGTAActcatttcttgtaattttgtatttggtaatgtaatttataagtaccaataatgtaatatgtagtgaatcACATTGTGATGCATGCATAGATAAATATcggatttgtttttttgttttacatgcatttagtatttttagaacacaaatattatgcGTTTCTTGAACTTgacttcttagaaaaaaaaatttaataaaataaagacttTTACttaagaagggaaaaaaaataataatccgaGTACAACCTGGAATTCGGAATTCCGGATTTTAAAAACTCGGATCCACCAGGGTTTCGGCCTGAGTCTGACCTGGACCAACCCAATCTAGATTCTAGCCTAAGTTTAAAACTCGAGTTCAGGTCTAGATATAACCAGATTCTCATATTAAaatccggatgaacacccctaaaaaaaaaaaaagagagtaaagaataaattccattaaaaaaaaagtaaagaaaacgACCATACTTGCTTGTGGGATGTAATCATATGTCCACTTTATTCTTTCCTTCCCCAAATTGCTAAATTATAAcgcaatattttataaaaataaatttataaaaattaaatttataaaaatatctaacgtattatgttaatttataaatttatttttataaattttttttatagatataatactttttaaaacttgataaaaaaaataaaagatttaaattgacttattaatttaattaaaagtgaaaattttaaatgaaacatgatttatttaattaaatatatcaaaatgcTAATATCAAcagtattttaaattatttattatatagtagtttataatatgatagtttttttttttttttttttttaaatttctcgtCACAGTTATATGGTGTTTGTCCGCTTCATCAGGATTAAAAAGTTCGAGCTACCGATTCTCTGTTACATCAgagcattttttaaattccaaagaGATTGATTGTGGTTTCTCCACACAAATATTTATGCTATGATTTTGAACGTTACCTCATCAATTTTTGTCCCttgttctttaaataatttgagcAATGCTAGAATTTAAGGATATATAAGTTtgaatactcttttttttttaaaaaaaaaaaaaaacttattattaaaaaaataaatttttttaatgtgagtattatatttatatttatctatttttttaagaaaaagatgtTGACTTGCACACAAAGCTACGAATATTtgttattagaaaatattttaataaaaaaaaatttatatagaaaaaaattagtgatttgatataatatctgaaattataaaattatttttattataaaatttagataatttagaagtctattttcatatcgagtaatactatttatcattttaatttttattatatttttattatcttataatatggtattaagtgattaaaaattatttattatattttatttataaatttattatttaatgtcatgagaagataaagaaaataataaaagttgagataatggatatattttttctttcgtaTCATCCTTTATGTCGCTGACAGTTGTATCTCTGGTTTGTCCAAAAAAGTGGTTCAGATTCCCCAACCCCTTCATATTCTCGAGCATGTTTAGATTTAAACATTCTCATTGTCGATAGATATCAGGTCAAGCTAGCAGTAGCGTGCTCCCTTTCCCAGAGTAAATTCCTCACCTTTTGTTTTTGAGTAATGCTCGAGAAGgcatatattttgtatttattatatgattatttttaattgattatttttaacacttatttaaaaatatatataatttaaatgataccatattaataaatactcttaataataatttctatttatatttactcttttatttttgtgtgtttttttccCATGTGAACGTCGTGAATTGCAATTTGTGGTAGTCGTTATTGTTCCTGCCCCGTGACTCAGCATTTTCGCCTCACTGTCGAGCGTTTGCTTTGCATAGCTCATTCCTTTTTGCTGGTAAACCCCATATACAACATTTCTTTTCGAGTTTGTCATCTGGGTCTTCATTTTCACCTCTATTATTTCGTTCCCCCCCCCGGCGCCCGGCGAccgcctctctctctcggtgggGATTATACTACTTGGCTGAGTGAATTGCTTTCTCATTAATCTGTAAGAttctgatttatttatttattttttacgcTAATACGCTAGCTTtccttattgtttttttttgttggttgtttttccGTTGTTATATTGGTCGACGATAAGCCTGAAGGAAACATATGAAATGCAATGGAGTATGGGTCATTGGTTCTGGCTTTCAGATGGAAGCTAAATGAAAAGCCTATGCCAACTACTCCATGTTGATGTAGTTTTTGGGTCccaaatgaggaaaaaaatatttgattaaaaaacaaTTGGACTTCTTTCTCCTCAACTATCTCTCGCAAACCATTTAAGCATCAGTTTTGAATTAGTTAACTAAGTTCCGTTTGTTTTACTATTACTGTCGAGACTGAGGCTTTGGTCTGTGTCTTTTatacgcattctgacacttaattttctttttcagatgGAAATCATTTAAGACGAGCTCTGATGGGTAATTCTATGTTATCAATTCTGTACAAAGGCTTTGGCGGAAATCCTGCGTAAGATTAATATTGGGTCAGGTGAAGAAATTGTTGTGCTTCTCAAAATGAATCTTATTTGGTTTATTTTGCCGCTGTTTCTCTATTTTGGGCTGTCGACATATGGGTTTAGTAAGAATGTTTCTTCAAGACCTGCTGTTGTGAATATTGGAGCTCTTTTTACGTTTGAATCTACCATAGGAAGAGTCGCCAAGATTGCCATTGAGGAAGCTGTGAAAGATGTCAACTCCAATTCCAGCATTCTCCATGGAACAAAACTTGCTTTAACTATGCAAGATTCCAATTGCAGTGGGTTTTTTGGCATGGTTGGAGGTACTTTATTTTACTAAGTTTCTTCAAcgatttaacttatttttattataggcAAGTATTCTGTTCCAAAAAGAATCTAACAATCCTAATCACATGGCCTGACTGCTATGTCAAATTACAGCTTTGCAATTTATGGAGACTGATATAGTTGCCATCATAGGCCCGCAATCTTCCGTAGTTGCACAAATTATATCCCATGTAGCAAATGAACTCCAAGTTCCTCTATTATCGTTTGGGGCCTCAGATCCCACCCTCTCTTCCCTTCAGTTTCCCTTTTTTGTTAGAACAAGACAGAGCGATTTGTACCAAATGACAGCAGTGGCTGAGGTTGTTGATTATTATGGTTGGAAAGATGTAATTGCCATTTTCATTGATGATGACTACGGACGGAATGGTGTGTCAGCATTAGATGATAAACTAGCAGAGAGGCGCTGTAGAATTTCCTACAAGCAGGGAATTAGCCCTGGGTCTGAAGTTAATCGGGGTGACATTATGGATCTGCTTATCAAGGTTGCATTAATGGAGTCTCGAATTATTGTTCTGCATGTAAATCCTGATTCAGGATTTATGGTTTTCTCTGTAGCACAATATCTTGGAATGATGGGAAATGGCTTTGTATGGATAGCTACTGATTGGCTCTCCTCTGTTTTAGATTCTGCTGCTCCTCTTCCTTCAGAGACAATGGATTCAATACAAGGAGTTCTTGTTTTGCGCCAACATACACCATATTCAGATAGAAAAAAAGCTTTTTTCTCTAGGTGGAAAAAGTTAACTGGTGGTTCTTTGGGATTGCATTCATATGGGCTCTCTGCTTATGATTCTGTTTGGCTGCTTGCCCATGCtattgatgcattttttaacCAGGGAGGGgtgatttctttttctaatgATTCTAGGTTGCAGTCTGCATTAGGCGACAATCTCCACCTTGAAGCAATGAATATTTTTGATGATGGAAATCTGCTGTTGCAGAGCATCCTGCAGAGTAACCTTGTTGGTTTGACAGGTCCTATTAAGTTTAACTCAGATAGGTCTCTTATTCTTCCTGCATATGATATCATTAATGTTGTAGGAACTGGGTTTCGACGGATTGGTTACTGGTCAAACTATTCTGGCTTATCAGTTGTGGCTCCTGAGACTCTCTATGCAATGCCACCTAATCATTCAAGTGCAAACCAGCAACTATACAGTGTTATCTGGCCAGGAGAAACATTATCGAAGCCCCGTGGATGGGTTTTCCCAAACAATGGGAAGCAACTGAAAATTGGTGTACCTAATCGAGCTAGTTACCGAGCATTTGTATCACGAGTGCGGGGAACTGATATGTTTAAGGGTTTCTGCATAGATGTATTTACAGCTGCTGTAAACTTGTTACCTTATGCTGTTCCATACCGATTTGTCCCTTTTGGAAATGGTCTCGAAAACCCAAGCTACACAGAGCTTGTAAATATGATCACAACTGGTGTGAGTATtactttacaaaattataattatataaattcattCTTTTTCACTGGCTAAATCTCTCATTTCCTTGTAATAGGATTTTGATGCTGCTGTTGGTGACATTGCAATTGTCACAAATCGAACAAAAATTGTGGATTTTACACAGCCATATGCTTCATCTGGACTTGTTGTTGTggtcccattaaaaaaaaaaaactctggtGCTTGGGCTTTCCTTCAGCCATTTAGTCGAAACATGTGGATTGTCAGTGCttgtttcttccttttgatTGGCACTGTTGTGTGGATTCTGGAGCATAGAACAAATGATGAGTTCAGGGGCCCTCCTAAAAAACAACTTATAACCATTCTATGGTGAGTTATTGGTTGCTGCAATTACTTCATGTCTATATATAGgtatgtattatatatgcaCAAAAAAGCCTATAATTAACTAGGATAATACAGCTCTTGATAGTGGAATAGTGGGGGATGGTTGGTGGAGACATCAATCAAGTTGATTGGTCTGGGTTGACATGTTCTTGTAGACGCATTTGGCATTCTCCTTACTGTATGTTAAGAGCTTTTTTTGCCATTCATACAGAGCTTCTTGTGAAAAAAATTGGCCCACCGTATACAGAAAATGTAGGGACACAAGGAAGCCAAATTGTTCACTAAATCAAGAACTTTCCATGTCTGATATGTAAAATGGGCTCCACTATGTTGAAATTTCGTGTGGGTGTCTGGGGGGGTTGGGAAGTAGGGTTtcatggttttcttttctttactcTGCCTCCTGCCATATGGCtaatttctactattttttctattaatacCACCGAGGTGTATTAACTATTGAGGGGCCTCTAAATCATGTCTCATGATTTATTGATTGTTTAGATGGTCACCTTCTAAACCCATAGATTGATTGAAAAAGGAAACCCATAGAACATCTTCCTAGCATTCTAAATAATTTGTTTCTGATCCATCTCCTGTTTGCTAAACTTGCAGGTTTAGCCTCTCAACTATGTTTTTTGCCCATAGTAAGTAGAAGTCAGGTCCTTGACTCCTTTCATAAGCATAGTGCAgcatgtttaatattaaaattgcCATCTCTATTCCTTTTGCAGGAGAAAACATTGTGAGCACCCTTGGTCGAATGGTGCTAATCATATGGCTCTTTGTGGTTTTGATAATCAACTCAAGCTATACTGCGAGTCTGACATCAATCCTCACAGTGCAGCTTCTGTCTTCGCCTATTAAAGGCTTCGAAAGCTTGAAGATGAGTGAGGAGCTAATAGGGTACCAAGTGGGCTCCTTTGCCGAACATTATTTGGAGGAACTTGGCATATCCAGATCTAGGCTTGTTGCCCTTGGATCACCTGATGAATATGCTTTAGCCCTTCAGCGTGGTCCTGAAAAAGGCGGTGTTGCAGCAATTGTTGATGAACTTCCTTATGTAGAACTATTCCTCTCCAGCCAGTGCAAATTCAGGGTTGTAGGTCAAGAGTTCACCAAAAGCGGCTGGGGTTTTGTGAGTATCTGTTTTGCAGAGGCATTCTTAATGAGAATTTTAGAtaacatatatttcaaattataacaGGAAGAGATCTATTGAAATTATTCTAAAGGGCTGAAAAAGACTCCTTTATATGGTAATTGATACACTACTATCTACTTGATCAAAGACAGATGTACTTTAGTAAATCTGTATCTAGATTCCAGCCTGTAGTAAATAACAGACACACATAAGTTTGAtgttttttcatttcctttcctttcccttCACATGATAGGCATTTCCTCGGGACTCTCCTTTAGCAATTGACATGTCAACTGCTATTCTACAACTGTCGGAGAATGGTGATCTTCAGCGGATCCATGATAAGTGGTTGATACGAAGTACTTGCAGTTTAGAGACTACTGAAATTGAATCAGATCAGCTTCAACTTAAAAGCTTCTGGGGTCTCTTTCTTATATGTGGGATAGCTTGCTTCTTTGCTCTCTTCATATATTTCGTGCAGATTATGCAGCAGTCATGCCGAACTGCCCCCTCTGAATCTATTTCAGCTGGTCCAAATAACTCAATTTCTGGGCGTGTCAGGAGATTGTTGTCATTGATGGATGAGAAAGTAGACCACTCAAATAGTGGAAGTAAAAGAAGGAAAGTGGAAAGATCATTATCTGAAAATTCCAAGGACAGTGAGTTGGTAAGTAGGAGACAGACTGGAATGCCTACTGGGACCAACATCAGCTCAAGCAATTAACTTAGTTTTTCATTTGGGGCATCCCTAATCATAGTATCATTACATGTGagtgatttatatttttgtgtgattatatcatttatatttgtttagcaCCGTAAGAAAGCACCTTTATTTTATAGGAATAACTCTGGAAGCATTTTGCTTTCCAAGATCTTGTTTCAAGGATTTCAATGCATATTTCAAGTCAAGGGATTTCAACGTGCTTCTTACTTTGTGCTTGTTGTGTGAGTGTCCACAGGCACACATacagataaatacataaatatgtaGACGCATACATCTCAGACACACACCCATGGACATTGCACATTCCTTTTTTTCATCTCTCTAATCCTTTTATTTATGTTGTCCTTTCAGGATTTGTTACGCTTTGTCCTAACCGTGGCTTTAGGCGTCAATTTTACTTTGTACACAACCGCTCCCAAGCTCACAGCATTTGCCACTCTTTATGTGCTTGACACCTGATCGTACCATGTTTTTGTATAAGTCCTTTACGAGTTCCTCTTGTCTGAGAGCTTGAGCACAACTTAATTCAGCATATTTTGGTACCTCAAACCAGTCCTGGGAAGCTCCTACAACATCCATCGAGGAAAAATACTGCTTGCTGATTTTGTAAACATGTTTTGTGAGACAGTATTGCGATATTAAGCCAAGACCTGTTTCACGTATTCTTTT belongs to Juglans regia cultivar Chandler chromosome 8, Walnut 2.0, whole genome shotgun sequence and includes:
- the LOC109022237 gene encoding glutamate receptor 3.3-like isoform X2 — encoded protein: MGNSMLSILYKGFGGNPAKNVSSRPAVVNIGALFTFESTIGRVAKIAIEEAVKDVNSNSSILHGTKLALTMQDSNCSGFFGMVGALQFMETDIVAIIGPQSSVVAQIISHVANELQVPLLSFGASDPTLSSLQFPFFVRTRQSDLYQMTAVAEVVDYYGWKDVIAIFIDDDYGRNGVSALDDKLAERRCRISYKQGISPGSEVNRGDIMDLLIKVALMESRIIVLHVNPDSGFMVFSVAQYLGMMGNGFVWIATDWLSSVLDSAAPLPSETMDSIQGVLVLRQHTPYSDRKKAFFSRWKKLTGGSLGLHSYGLSAYDSVWLLAHAIDAFFNQGGVISFSNDSRLQSALGDNLHLEAMNIFDDGNLLLQSILQSNLVGLTGPIKFNSDRSLILPAYDIINVVGTGFRRIGYWSNYSGLSVVAPETLYAMPPNHSSANQQLYSVIWPGETLSKPRGWVFPNNGKQLKIGVPNRASYRAFVSRVRGTDMFKGFCIDVFTAAVNLLPYAVPYRFVPFGNGLENPSYTELVNMITTGDFDAAVGDIAIVTNRTKIVDFTQPYASSGLVVVVPLKKKNSGAWAFLQPFSRNMWIVSACFFLLIGTVVWILEHRTNDEFRGPPKKQLITILWFSLSTMFFAHRENIVSTLGRMVLIIWLFVVLIINSSYTASLTSILTVQLLSSPIKGFESLKMSEELIGYQVGSFAEHYLEELGISRSRLVALGSPDEYALALQRGPEKGGVAAIVDELPYVELFLSSQCKFRVVGQEFTKSGWGFAFPRDSPLAIDMSTAILQLSENGDLQRIHDKWLIRSTCSLETTEIESDQLQLKSFWGLFLICGIACFFALFIYFVQIMQQSCRTAPSESISAGPNNSISGRVRRLLSLMDEKVDHSNSGSKRRKVERSLSENSKDSELDLLRFVLTVALGVNFTLYTTAPKLTAFATLYVLDT
- the LOC109022237 gene encoding glutamate receptor 3.3-like isoform X3, with the translated sequence MNLIWFILPLFLYFGLSTYGFSKNVSSRPAVVNIGALFTFESTIGRVAKIAIEEAVKDVNSNSSILHGTKLALTMQDSNCSGFFGMVGALQFMETDIVAIIGPQSSVVAQIISHVANELQVPLLSFGASDPTLSSLQFPFFVRTRQSDLYQMTAVAEVVDYYGWKDVIAIFIDDDYGRNGVSALDDKLAERRCRISYKQGISPGSEVNRGDIMDLLIKVALMESRIIVLHVNPDSGFMVFSVAQYLGMMGNGFVWIATDWLSSVLDSAAPLPSETMDSIQGVLVLRQHTPYSDRKKAFFSRWKKLTGGSLGLHSYGLSAYDSVWLLAHAIDAFFNQGGVISFSNDSRLQSALGDNLHLEAMNIFDDGNLLLQSILQSNLVGLTGPIKFNSDRSLILPAYDIINVVGTGFRRIGYWSNYSGLSVVAPETLYAMPPNHSSANQQLYSVIWPGETLSKPRGWVFPNNGKQLKIGVPNRASYRAFVSRVRGTDMFKGFCIDVFTAAVNLLPYAVPYRFVPFGNGLENPSYTELVNMITTGDFDAAVGDIAIVTNRTKIVDFTQPYASSGLVVVVPLKKKNSGAWAFLQPFSRNMWIVSACFFLLIGTVVWILEHRTNDEFRGPPKKQLITILWFSLSTMFFAHRENIVSTLGRMVLIIWLFVVLIINSSYTASLTSILTVQLLSSPIKGFESLKMSEELIGYQVGSFAEHYLEELGISRSRLVALGSPDEYALALQRGPEKGGVAAIVDELPYVELFLSSQCKFRVVGQEFTKSGWGFAFPRDSPLAIDMSTAILQLSENGDLQRIHDKWLIRSTCSLETTEIESDQLQLKSFWGLFLICGIACFFALFIYFVQIMQQSCRTAPSESISAGPNNSISGRVRRLLSLMDEKVDHSNSGSKRRKVERSLSENSKDSELVSRRQTGMPTGTNISSSN
- the LOC109022237 gene encoding glutamate receptor 3.3-like isoform X1, coding for MNLIWFILPLFLYFGLSTYGFSKNVSSRPAVVNIGALFTFESTIGRVAKIAIEEAVKDVNSNSSILHGTKLALTMQDSNCSGFFGMVGALQFMETDIVAIIGPQSSVVAQIISHVANELQVPLLSFGASDPTLSSLQFPFFVRTRQSDLYQMTAVAEVVDYYGWKDVIAIFIDDDYGRNGVSALDDKLAERRCRISYKQGISPGSEVNRGDIMDLLIKVALMESRIIVLHVNPDSGFMVFSVAQYLGMMGNGFVWIATDWLSSVLDSAAPLPSETMDSIQGVLVLRQHTPYSDRKKAFFSRWKKLTGGSLGLHSYGLSAYDSVWLLAHAIDAFFNQGGVISFSNDSRLQSALGDNLHLEAMNIFDDGNLLLQSILQSNLVGLTGPIKFNSDRSLILPAYDIINVVGTGFRRIGYWSNYSGLSVVAPETLYAMPPNHSSANQQLYSVIWPGETLSKPRGWVFPNNGKQLKIGVPNRASYRAFVSRVRGTDMFKGFCIDVFTAAVNLLPYAVPYRFVPFGNGLENPSYTELVNMITTGDFDAAVGDIAIVTNRTKIVDFTQPYASSGLVVVVPLKKKNSGAWAFLQPFSRNMWIVSACFFLLIGTVVWILEHRTNDEFRGPPKKQLITILWFSLSTMFFAHRENIVSTLGRMVLIIWLFVVLIINSSYTASLTSILTVQLLSSPIKGFESLKMSEELIGYQVGSFAEHYLEELGISRSRLVALGSPDEYALALQRGPEKGGVAAIVDELPYVELFLSSQCKFRVVGQEFTKSGWGFAFPRDSPLAIDMSTAILQLSENGDLQRIHDKWLIRSTCSLETTEIESDQLQLKSFWGLFLICGIACFFALFIYFVQIMQQSCRTAPSESISAGPNNSISGRVRRLLSLMDEKVDHSNSGSKRRKVERSLSENSKDSELDLLRFVLTVALGVNFTLYTTAPKLTAFATLYVLDT